The following are encoded together in the Triticum dicoccoides isolate Atlit2015 ecotype Zavitan chromosome 6B, WEW_v2.0, whole genome shotgun sequence genome:
- the LOC119326514 gene encoding uncharacterized protein LOC119326514 → MSTSSGKPLLVVIRRSKLSAGGEGHRICTEFKQAKYPFKWRRYMCARCGMLREEHNACKSRLSAGDGGKHDTSKSKLFAGDKGEHSADKCKLSAEDEGERSANKSNISAGEKGERVCTVFKQAEYPFKWRKYMCARCGVHRSEHGVSKAKAKVDDDMENIREELLPPRKRLILRFKRSQALAAAAVAASREKENKEGELEEGEITWSPGSTITKGKRAPRRKP, encoded by the coding sequence ATGTCGACAAGCAGTGGCAAGCCGCTGCTCGTCGTGATCCGCCGGAGCAAGCTCTCCGCAGGAGGTGAGGGCCACCGCATCTGCACAGAGTTCAAGCAGGCCAAGTACCCCTTCAAGTGGAGAAGGTACATGTGCGCTAGGTGTGGGATGCTCCGTGAGGAGCACAACGCCTGCAAGAGCAGGCTCTCCGCAGGAGATGGGGGCAAGCACGACACCAGCAAGAGCAAGCTGTTTGCAGGAGATAAGGGCGAGCACAGCGCTGACAAGTGCAAGCTCTCTGCAGAAGATGAGGGTGAGCGCAGCGCCAACAAGAGTAATATCTCCGCAGGAGAGAAGGGCGAGCGTGTCTGCaccgtgttcaagcaggccgagtaCCCCTTCAAGTGGAGAAAGTACATGTGTGCCAGGTGCGGGGTGCACCGTAGCGAGCACGGTGTCAGCAAGGCCAAGGCCAAAGTGGACGACGACATGGAGAATATCAGGGAGGAGCTCCTGCCGCCACGCAAGAGGCTCATTCTCAGGTTCAAGCGGTCACAGGCCCTTgccgctgctgctgttgctgcatccagggagaaggagaacaAGGAGGGGGAACTAGAGGAAGGGGAGATCACCTGGAGCCCCGGCTCGACGATCACCAAGGGGAAGAGAGCCCCAAGGAGAAAGCCCTAG